aaaatttatgaatgacACGTGGATTTATTAaggttatatacatatagtatataatataacatattctaTGAAACAGTAtttgattcatatatttattatgaattataataaatattaataaaaatcaatatgaaattttataccaattcaataaaatcttgTACTGCCCGTATTGGAAAGTTAAcagaatttaatagaattcccAATAGTAATTTTGAAACTCCTCTTGTTCTTGTTTATACAAAGgtaaagtttaatatatatcatttgataacgaaataaaaatattttattcaaaattttattactagagCGGCAGTGTACCACATTTAACAAAAGATGTTTTCGAAATGGTTACTTCAGATCCACAAATGTTATCTGTTTCACTTAGTTCTACGTATCAGATGTTCGAATCAGTAAAAgatactaatattaattttgcaaattttgtgGGAATGAaggtatattatatcataaattttcaataatttatcattcatattccattcttaaaatttaaataataaatattttgttttttaggaatatatcaatattcttaCTTTGCATGATCCAGCTTATGCTACACCTTCAGGTTTTCAAGAAATGGATTTCACTCCTATATGGActagaaaaggaaaatgtaaattaagtCCGAAGCAATATATGGATGTAATTGAAGCATTTAAACCAGATATGTATGTTGCTTTGTATGATGGAGATACCAAAATTAATAGTAGTAGAAAAAGATTATCAAATGCTATACGACGTACTAcaacattttttgaaaaatgtttttctataCATTCTTCATCTGAAACATTAAAATCTTCAGAAATATTAGGTGTAATCGAAGGTGGTTATGATAAAGAAGCTAGATCATGgtcaatagaatttttaaaagataaaccTTTAATAGGATATGTGATTGATGGATTGCATAATAATGGACCGGATGTAAAGAATATATCAACAgaacaaattaaagaaatagtgGAATATACAGTTGTGAGTAATAATATCTCTCTTCTGTATATCtgcatttctttattaaattttttattaattgcagAATCTTCTACCTGTTGAAAAACTTAAAGTATCAATGGGATGCTGGAATCCTCTTACAGTATTAGACCTTGTTGAGTTAGGTATTGATGTATTTGATACATCATATCCTTATGTAATTACTGAAAATTTAGAAGCTTTAACTTTCTTATGTGATCATCaagattgtaataatataggaCATGTAATATCATTTACCGAAAAAaggtaatataaaacaaaatttataaaaatcttttgttttaataagaaatattttttagcagATATGCAGATGATTTTTCTCCTATTTGCCGTCTTTGTGAATGTCTTGCCTGTAAAAATCATACTAGGGCATATCTACATCATTTGTGTAATACCAAAGAAATGCTTAGCACAGTTCTTTTAATGATGTAAGTtctaatcatataataatatgatttgtaaataataattttatggcgagcatatatattgatttacgactttttacgaattttcagACATAATCTACatcaatatttcgaattttttaagattattcgagaaaatataaaaaatggtaCTCTTGAtgattacaaaaagaaaattaatttaaaatttaaaacgcaAAACGATATCGTTCAGACAGATGATCAGTAAGACACAAAGTCTGTatgtttttaatacaatttaaaaaaaatattaatatttaataatacttttttaaaataataataaataataatagttgataattatttttatattctctttttacaaatatataataaaatttaagaaaatacaaattttataaaatattaataattattctggtAAAAAATTAGGATCTAAATAATTGTAAGAAGAATTACTGAAACTTTGTGGGAAATAATCCAAATCATAACTTCTAGTATATTGAGGTGGTTTAATAGGAAGTAATCTATGTAATGTATCGTGCAGTGGTTTTTCAGCTTCTAATTGTGCTACTGCACAATCACCACATAAATCAATTCCATCTTGACATTCTGTACAATGCCATCTTGTACCTGTTAAAGGATCTTCTCCACAAACTAAacactgtaaaaaaaaaaaaaaataaattaattttttttttaattcctttgcatgttttaaaaatattttatacgcaTACTTTATATCCAACATGTTTATATACGAAAGATGAATTTTGTTCTTTCTCAGCTTTTActtgtttcaataattctatatgTCTCAATTCTGGATTATCATCGATAATACTATTTCCAGCATCATCCTCCtataaatatgaagaataaaaattacacaatgcaaattaaattttcatcaaattataaaattgttacaacACATACAGATTCTTCTGTAATTGCCTGTTCTTTGCTTTCATCGGGCATTGTAAAAGACATATCTTGATGAGGAAAAAATGTAGAACGTCTgaacaatgaataattattacgttGATGTCTATGACCCATTCCTTTTTTAACATCCAATTTCATTTTAGGACCTCGACCAGGTATAGGTAATCCAGCTCTTAaaagtttaatgaaatatttctggaCTCTACTAGATACTTGTTTTGGAGTTCTGTtacctattaaaaattaaaattaatctatatattgaacaagaaagatattaataatgtacCTAAAGCATTAGCTATTTTAGTCCATCTTCTCATTTCTACATCTTCTGGCggatattctattaaaagttCCTCTAATCTTCTCTGTTCTTCTACCGTCCATAATTGATTGAAAGTCTCTGGTTTACTCTCGTCAAAAGCACGTCCTCTCactaaaatctaattatacatatttatattagatatataaatatattttatacgtacacataaagtaaaatatttatatcgaatatacataaataacatGTAACATACTTTTCCATTCTCTTGTTCCGGCTTTGTTTGTACATGAGGCAGAATGTGTCCATGTCTTGTTTGAGGTCTCATACGCATATCAGGTGCAGCTATGTTATATTGAGTCCAATCAATATAAGGAATTTCCGCAATTTTTTGTGATCCTGGTAATTCTGGCAGTTCACCATTTTGTATCTGTGCTACGAAAGATATTGGATCCTTCAATGctttcgaacgaatcgatAAAAGTTTATCCAAATCTTCCAAAGCTTGAACACGTTGAGCTTCAAGAATTACGATTGTTTTTAAAAGACTcgtataatctttatttccttttaatgCTAAATGATcagattcgaaataaaat
The window above is part of the Apis mellifera strain DH4 linkage group LG11, Amel_HAv3.1, whole genome shotgun sequence genome. Proteins encoded here:
- the LOC410295 gene encoding queuine tRNA-ribosyltransferase accessory subunit 2 isoform X2 codes for the protein MKFYTNSIKSCTARIGKLTEFNRIPNSNFETPLVLVYTKSGSVPHLTKDVFEMVTSDPQMLSVSLSSTYQMFESVKDTNINFANFVGMKEYINILTLHDPAYATPSGFQEMDFTPIWTRKGKCKLSPKQYMDVIEAFKPDMYVALYDGDTKINSSRKRLSNAIRRTTTFFEKCFSIHSSSETLKSSEILGVIEGGYDKEARSWSIEFLKDKPLIGYVIDGLHNNGPDVKNISTEQIKEIVEYTVNLLPVEKLKVSMGCWNPLTVLDLVELGIDVFDTSYPYVITENLEALTFLCDHQDCNNIGHVISFTEKRYADDFSPICRLCECLACKNHTRAYLHHLCNTKEMLSTVLLMIHNLHQYFEFFKIIRENIKNGTLDDYKKKINLKFKTQNDIVQTDDQ
- the LOC410295 gene encoding queuine tRNA-ribosyltransferase accessory subunit 2 isoform X1, producing MKFYTNSIKSCTARIGKLTEFNRIPNSNFETPLVLVYTKSGSVPHLTKDVFEMVTSDPQMLSVSLSSTYQMFESVKDTNINFANFVGMKEYINILTLHDPAYATPSGFQEMDFTPIWTRKGKCKLSPKQYMDVIEAFKPDMYVALYDGDTKINSSRKRLSNAIRRTTTFFEKCFSIHSSSETLKSSEILGVIEGGYDKEARSWSIEFLKDKPLIGYVIDGLHNNGPDVKNISTEQIKEIVEYTVNLLPVEKLKVSMGCWNPLTVLDLVELGIDVFDTSYPYVITENLEALTFLCDHQDCNNIGHVISFTEKSRYADDFSPICRLCECLACKNHTRAYLHHLCNTKEMLSTVLLMIHNLHQYFEFFKIIRENIKNGTLDDYKKKINLKFKTQNDIVQTDDQ